The genomic window ACAAGAGAACCAATACCTTGAAGCTCTTATATTTGCAGACGGTAGATGTGCACATATAAGTTCAAGAAGCGTGTGACCTTCACAAAGGTAGCTTTTCATAAATTCAGGTCGTTACTGGCAATCAAAATCATTTCTAAAAGAACAAAGACTTGGGTGCTAAAGTGTATTTGTGGCCTGTTTTATTGTATGCATGCAAATCGTGGATTGTGGCAAGAAGAATAGAAAAACTTCTGGAAATAGAGGGATTGTGGTTTTATTGACGAATTGAGTGTACTAACTGTACGTTTAATTCATAGTGAGACATGAATTTTTTCGTATGGGACTGAGATGGAATAAAGTAGAGGAGGACAATGAACTTTTAAGCTTTTTCTGTGTATTTACCTTCAAGACAGGGGAACACCTCCCGATGCGCATGAAGATGTAGCCCAGTTAGTACCGTATACGAATTTTAGTATTACAATAACTTATATTATCTAATGTTTCAGTTCGATGCATATAATGAGTGCTAGACTAATGAATCCATTAAAATTACCCAATATATTTTACCAATTTACCCAGGATTACAAGAAACTAATGGGATATAAGAATGAAGTATATGCAATAGCCCGAGACGTATGtatttccataattttaaaagtagacttattataaacttaaaaatttgatttcataataaaatatgtaagttGTATCACTTGTATAGCAGTGTGAAATGTTTGTGTGTTTTGTATACACAAGACATACATGTAGAATAAAGACACGTAGAGGTAACATATATAATGTGACTGACACATAGAACAGTCTCACCCTCATATGTTAATGTGTTGAGAtagcaaaagctattaaaagtatcacGTATGAAGGACTtttgacttatataaagtacacaaaaattttaagaccAATAAGCTGTAAAACTTGCAACTCGATGtcggatattttttttcgacttcTTATTGCTCGATTGTGggtgatatatttaaaaaatgcattgaaTGAATATACTTAATTTGTAGGCTATTTCCACAAAACGCAAAGAACAGAATACAATGGATGAGATATTAATAGATTTCAAATCTGATAATaatagtgaaattaaaaaaccattattagattatttgattgattttacaaaaagtaATCCAGATTTTACAGATGAAGAAATAGCAGACGAAATAAATTTAACGATTATTGCGGTAAGTTTTATATTTCCGTTGATTTTCATATCTTGAATCAACAAAAGtacttaaaaagtaaaaatatttctcttatTTAGGCTTACGAAACGACTGCAAGAACTGTGAGTATGGTTCTTTTGATTTTGGCgttatataaagaaaaacaaaacaaagtgTGCGAAGAATTATTTCAAATGCTTGGTGAATctaatgaaaacaaaatgaattttgacgatttatcaaaattaaaatacatggaAATGGTAATCAAAGAAGCTATGAGATTATTTCCTGCTATACCATTAATCGCAAGACAGTTAACAGAAGATGTTACCATGGGTATTACAAACATTGAAGCAGTTCTCtctattacaaataaaaatataattttctttttattgaagGAAACTATACAATTCCAAAAGGAACAAATATTGGTATTCCAATATTTGCTTTGCATCGAAATGAAGCATATTGGGAAGAGCCATTAAAATTTGATCCTGAACGTTTTACATTCGAAaatataaagaaacaaaatcCATATGCATTCATACCATTTAGTGCAGGTCCTAGAAATTGCCTTGGTGAGTATTTTAATGCTTTAGAGAAAATTAGATATTACAAGGTTTCAAGTTGGCCAAGATGATCATTGATTTGGTGACCTTTGACATGCTAACTCTTCGCATACTTACTTCAGTTTTCTAGACCGCAAGTAATTTCAAAGTAAAGTTTAATTTCACAACTAATATAGTAGATAGTATTCTGGAAAATCAGTTGtgcaactaaaaataaattcggaaaacaaaacattttgattTGGAATTAAAATGCTATGGTATCTTGTACCTTAcgtaaaaataaactataaatggTAAAAAGACACCCCGTTGACTCTCCCGTCGAACAGTGAATAAGTCTTTATTTTCGAAGATAATAGGACTTAAAATGTAATCGTTTTCTTTTAAGTTTGCATTCCTCtaagcaaaattttgttgaattttttaccATTCATACGAGAGGCTACGTTAAAATAACGGATATCAAGTAGTTTTAGTGCAGTAGTAGGTCGAAATAGGCCTTATAATGATCTCTCaggattcattttaattatggctaaactaaaaaaaatttatggcaggattttgtttttactttttgtcgTCCCAAACATTTTAATCTTGCCAAAtaatttaaccatttttttaattattactagGTGTTCGATATGCTTGGATTTTTATGAAACTAGCGTTATCCAGATTATTAAGTAAATATGAATTCCATACCAATATTAAAGATTtgagtgaaataaaatttgaattcgaaatatcgcttaaaataattaatggatATCCAATTCGAATTACACCACGTCAAAgatgaaacaaaagaaaatatggATTAAAACAATacctcaattttattttttattttcaacttataatcgagtttaggattccgtacccggaactgttcttagatat from Chrysoperla carnea chromosome 2, inChrCarn1.1, whole genome shotgun sequence includes these protein-coding regions:
- the LOC123293441 gene encoding cytochrome P450 4V2-like; protein product: MVLLILALYKEKQNKVCEELFQMLGESNENKMNFDDLSKLKYMEMVIKEAMRLFPAIPLIARQLTEDVTMGNYTIPKGTNIGIPIFALHRNEAYWEEPLKFDPERFTFENIKKQNPYAFIPFSAGPRNCLGVRYAWIFMKLALSRLLSKYEFHTNIKDLSEIKFEFEISLKIINGYPIRITPRQR